From a single Helicoverpa armigera isolate CAAS_96S chromosome 7, ASM3070526v1, whole genome shotgun sequence genomic region:
- the LOC110370317 gene encoding aminoacyl tRNA synthase complex-interacting multifunctional protein 1, which yields MIGRIITRNMSQNIVSKIISNAETAEKRLAELRSKLNEIKKVKVEEKVQELTEENKVLAAKVEAAKDELIRLETLHGKKQYPIPGTKATVTPQVTGDIQNVTGDTLNVTVKTEKPAKKIKDTSKKIKEKPEPANDSVVDVRKLDLRIGKIVDVNKHPDADSLYVEQIDCGEDKPRTVVSGLVNHVKIEDMRDRMVMILANLKPVKMRGVTSEAMVMCASSPEKVEILVPPSGAVPGDLVECDGYPREPEGIMNPKKKIFETCAPDLLTNNDRIACYKGSPLVVPGKGPIVAPTLKGVNVK from the exons ATGATAGGTCGAATAATAACAAGAAACATGTCTCAGAATATCGTcagtaaaataataagcaatgCTGAAACAGCTGAAAAGAGACTAGCGGAATTGAGAAGCAAG ctaaatgaaattaaaaaagtaaaagtagaaGAAAAAGTTCAAGAGCTGACTGAAGAAAACAAAGTTTTAGCTGCGAAAGTAGAAGCTGCTAAGGATGAATTAATAAGGTTAGAAACCTTGCACGGCAAAAAACAGTACCCAATACCCGGAACAAAGGCCACAGTAACTCCTCAAGTTACAGGTGACATACAAAACGTTACAGGTGACACACTAAACGTAACAGTAAAAACTGAGAAGccagcaaaaaaaataaaagatacatCAAAGAAAATCAAGGAGAAACCTGAGCCTGCAAACGATTCTGTAGTAGATGTTAGGAAGTTGGATTTGAGAATTGGTAAGATTGTAGATGTCAATAAACACCCTGATGCAGACTCGTTGTATGTAGAACAGATTGACTGTGGAGAAGATAAACCTAGAACTGTTGTGTCAGGTCTTGTTAATCATGTGAAAATTGAAGATATGCGTGATAGGATGGTTATGATTCTGGCTAACCTTAAACCAGTAAAG ATGAGGGGAGTAACTTCAGAAGCTATGGTTATGTGTGCTTCTTCACCTGAAAAAGTTGAAATTCTTGTCCCACCTAGTGGAGCAGTACCTGGGGACTTAGTTGAATGTGATGGCTACCCTCGAGAGCCAGAAGGCATAATGAACCCCAAGAAAAAGATATTTGAGACATGTGCACCAGACCTATTGACAAACAATGATAGGATTGCATGTTATAAGGGCAGCCCATTGGTTGTTCCTGGCAAGGGGCCCATAGTAGCACCAACTTTGAAAGGTGTTAatgtaaaataa
- the LOC110370323 gene encoding organic cation transporter-like protein, giving the protein MAKGGAKTGPIDPLQKVIGSIGRYQLWIFFLMTLTKFPVAFNQMAILFLSPRTHYLCATSGKNNTCPCPDPQYDTSIFTRTIIMEWTLICDRKWLTSFTQTIFQFGTLLGSVFFGMAADRYGRKDPLLVAVVIQLVCGIGAVYCPDYWSFTFMRFLIGLSVGGTMVTTFVIVMEFVGTHHRPVISALYQVPFNMGHMLLPVFAYFNRDYKDFQLAISVPVVILLSYFCLAPESPRWLLAVKRNEQAIKILERAARMNKMPTDNIKYDIESYQTSIASNQLKKGNILDLFRTPNLRKNIIAMAFNWLTCSYCFYGVSQYVGQLSGNVFINVACSASVTTVGTFASIPLLKIIGRKTIVIIFHLICACCLLVLAAIPESQASVVLASIGVVSSFIVFVVVYLYCTELFPTVVRNAALGFSSMSARIGSMIAPFVIGMRDKALWMPPVIFAAFPLVAAFVTFLLPETKDCELTTTIAEGEAFGKKPPK; this is encoded by the exons ATGGCGAAAGGCG gggCAAAGACGGGGCCAATAGACCCACTCCAAAAAGTAATCGGATCAATTGGGAGATATCaactttggatattttttttaatgactttaACAAAGTTCCCGGTCGCTTTCAATCAAATGGCAATTCTATTTTTGTCTCCAAGAACACACTACTTATGTGCCACTTCAGGAAAAAACAACACATGCCCATGCCCAGATCCACAATATGACACTTCAATATTCACGAGGACTATAATCATGGAATGGACCTTGATATGCGACAGGAAATGGCTAACCAGCTTTACACAGACAATATTTCAATTTGGAACATTATTGGGCAGCGTATTTTTTGGAATGGCTGCAGATAG GTATGGCAGAAAAGATCCACTTCTTGTAGCTGTCGTCATCCAACTAGTGTGTGGAATAGGGGCTGTCTACTGTCCAGATTATTGGTCTTTCACATTCATGCGATTCCTCATTGGCTTGTCTGTGGGCGGTACCATGGTTACTACATTTGTAATAGTCATGGAATTTGTTGGGACACACCATAGACCTGTCATCTCAGCTCTTTATCAAGTACCCTTTAACATGGGCCACATGTTGTTGCCAGTTTTCGCCTATTTTAACAGAGACTATAAAGATTTCCAACTTGCTATATCCGTACCCGTCGTGATCCTACTATCATACTTTTGCTTGGCTCCTGAGTCGCCAAGATGGCTGTTAGCAGTAAAACGGAATGAACAAGCTATTAAGATACTGGAGCGTGCTGCTAGAAT GAACAAAATGCCTACAGACAATATCAAATACGACATCGAGTCATACCAAACCTCTATAGCCTCAAATCAATTAAAGAAAGGAAACATTTTAGATCTTTTTCGAACTCCAAATCTTCGGAAGAATATCATAGCTATGGCGTTCAATTGGTTGACGTGCAGCTACTGTTTCTATGGCGTGTCGCAGTATGTGGGTCAGCTTAGTGGCAATGTTTTCATCAACGTGGCATGTAGTGCTAGCGTCACCACGGTTGGCACATTTGCCTCTATTCCTCTTTTGAAAATTATTGGAAGAAAGACTATTGTGATAATCTTTCACCTCATTTGCGCATGTTGTTTATTAGTATTAGCGGCAATACCAGAAAGTCAAGCATCTGTAGTTCTCGCGAGTATCGGTGTCGTATCTAGTTTCATTGTGTTTGttgttgtatatttatattgtacggAGTTGTTCCCTACAGTCGTGCGAAACGCGGCACTCGGCTTCTCGTCCATGTCAGCTCGGATCGGTTCTATGATAGCTCCCTTTGTGATAGGAATGAGAGATAAAGCATTGTGGATGCCTCCGGTTATATTTGCCGCGTTTCCTTTGGTAGCAGCTTTCGTAACATTTCTATTGCCCGAAACGAAGGATTGTGAACTGACAACCACTATCGCAGAGGGTGAAGCGTTTGGAAAAAAACCCCCtaagtaa
- the LOC110370316 gene encoding polycomb protein Scm → MSNNTVGSSGPAPGKIRGPGRPPKRTCTWCAESKTPLKYVLPTENGKKEFCSETCLSEFRQAYSKGACLHCDNVIRGNAPSNSKNFCSTYCLNKYQKKNEKRTTSPQSGNGANGSENHTNNNSAGSFYDIYQAFDWNEYMKDTNSVAAAQECFKQAPMPPVNDFKVGMKLEALDPRNLTSTCIATVVGVLGPRLRLRLDGSDNKNDFWRLVDAGDIHPIGHCERNDGMLQPPLGFRMNASSWPMFLLKTLNGAEMAPAKVFQPEPPTPKTNVFVVGQKLEAVDKKNPQLICCATVGAVKNDQIHVTFDGWRGAFDYWCRYDSRDIFPVGWCARAGHPLQPPGQKSATTPSRFKLRPSGMPNPALPEGGSTGSGNSTSSVTQTPVATVCLRIRSSCTGGSSSLPSSVSGSGPSGAAEALVKELLSVHPDPQSLTRAILTASSSYSNINNVQVSSGNKNYSVKVPSELTIDELKNWLKGVSSGVGSCIGMIEVDTGEAAGRPCTLCGESTSNNVTSGVKRPKSEENNGSSVNGSGSCSGGKLARVSPERVASPGEPPEPASSTTGAPPPPSPAAPPADWSVEDVIGFIAAADQALATHADLFRKHEIDGKALLLLNSDMMMKYMGLKLGPALKICNLVSKIKNRRHYST, encoded by the exons ATGTCAAACAACACAGTCGGCTCATCGGGGCCTGCTCCCGGCAAAATACGTGGACCTGGTAGACCACCGAAACGTACATGCACTTGGTGCGCTGAAAGTAAAACACCGTTGAAGTATGTTCTGCCAACAGAGAACGGAAAAAAGGAGTTTTGTTCTGAAACGTGTTTGTCAGAATTTAGACAGGCATACAGCAAAGGCGCCTGTCTTCACTGCGACAATGTTATTCGGGGGAACGCACCGTCAAACAGCAAGAACTTCTGTTCTACGtattgtttgaataaatatcaaaagaaaaacgaaaaaCGTACTACATCTCCTCAATCTGGCAATGGCGCAAATGGTTCAGAAAatcatacaaataataattctgCTGGTTCCTTTTACGATATTTACCAAGCATTTGATTGGAATGAGTATATGAAGGATACAAACAGTGTGGCAGCTGCTCAAGAATGTTTTAAACAGGCACCCATGCCTCCAGTAAATGATTTTAAAGTAGGAATGAAATTAGAGGCTCTTGATCCACGAAATTTAACATCTACATGTATTGCAACTGTTGTTGGTGTTCTGGGGCCTCGATTAAGATTAAGACTTGATGGCAgtgataataaaaatgatttctgGCGTCTTGTTGATGCTGGTGATATTCACCCCATTGGACACTGTGAAAGAAATGATGGTATGTTGCAGCCACCACTAGGATTTCGTATGAATGCTAGTAGTTGGCCAATGTTTTTACTCAAAACACTAAATGGTGCAGAAATGGCTCCAGCAAAGGTTTTCCAACCTGAACCTCCAACTCCTAAGACAAATGTATTTGTCGTTGGTCAGAAATTAGAGGCAGTAGATAAAAAGAATCCTCAGTTGATTTGCTGTGCTACTGTTGGTGCAGTGAAAAATGATCAGATTCATGTGACTTTTGATGGCTGGAGAGGTGCATTTGATTACTGGTGCAGATATGACTCTAGAGACATATTCCCAGTTGGTTGGTGTGCCAGAGCTGGGCATCCATTGCAACCCCCTGGTCAGAAAAGTGCAACAACTCCATCAAG aTTTAAATTGAGGCCTAGTGGCATGCCCAATCCTGCTTTACCAGAAGGTGGTTCTACAGGATCTGGTAATTCAACCAGCTCAGTAACACAGACGCCGGTAGCCACGGTCTGCCTCCGAATCCGCAGTAGCTGCACAGGTGGCAGTAGTTCTTTACCCAGTTCAGTTTCTGGCTCAGGACCTTCTGGAGCGGCTGAAGCATTAGTCAAAGAGTTGCTAAGTGTTCACCCGGATCCACAAAGCTTGACGAGAGCCATACTCACGGCATCTAGTAGCTATTCTAACATAAATAATGTGCAG GTATCCTCAGGAAATAAAAACTACTCAGTAAAGGTTCCATCAGAGTTGACAATAGATGAACTTAAGAATTGGTTGAAAGGTGTGTCTAGTGGAGTGGGCAGTTGTATTGGTATGATAGAGGTTGACACAGGTGAGGCTGCTGGTCGGCCTTGCACTCTTTGTGGGGAGTCTACGTCTAATAATGTCACATCAGGAGTGAAGCGGCCTAAAAGT GAGGAAAACAATGGCAGCAGTGTGAACGGTTCGGGCTCGTGCTCGGGCGGCAAGCTGGCGCGCGTGTCGCCGGAGCGCGTGGCGTCGCCGGGTGAGCCGCCCGAGCCCGCCTCCTCCACCAcgggcgcgccgccgccgccctcgcccgccgcgccgcccgccgacTGGTCCGTCGAGGACGTCATCGGCTTCATCGCCGCCGCCGACCAGGCGCTGGCCACTCACGCCGACCTCTTCAGGAAGCAC GAAATAGATGGAAAAGCATTATTGTTGTTAAATTCTGacatgatgatgaaatatatgGGATTAAAGTTAGGTCCTGCATTAAAAATTTGCAATCTTGTATCTAAGATAAAAAATCGCCGACATTATAGTACCTAA